A region from the Agarivorans sp. Alg241-V36 genome encodes:
- a CDS encoding flagellar protein FlaG: MDSNVSSIAASNLTTSLSGGQKQKVSAADKMEVAQLSLQKEQEKIKAEQEAKQQERQTEDKSQVEDVVASLNQLLEVQDRDVKFVVDERDGQFFTSVLNRSTDELIREIPTEEYRQLEERLKKFQDAIGQTTGLFVDQIV, encoded by the coding sequence ATGGATAGCAATGTTAGCTCAATAGCTGCTTCTAACCTCACAACTAGTTTATCTGGTGGTCAGAAGCAAAAAGTAAGTGCCGCTGACAAGATGGAAGTGGCACAGTTATCGCTTCAAAAAGAACAAGAAAAGATCAAAGCTGAGCAAGAAGCTAAGCAGCAAGAACGACAAACCGAAGACAAGTCTCAGGTGGAAGATGTTGTTGCATCGCTTAACCAATTGCTCGAAGTTCAAGATCGCGATGTAAAGTTTGTTGTGGATGAGCGTGACGGTCAATTTTTTACTTCAGTGCTTAACAGAAGCACAGATGAGTTGATTAGAGAAATTCCTACGGAAGAGTACCGTCAACTGGAAGAGAGATTAAAAAAGTTTCAGGATGCGATAGGGCAAACAACAGGTTTGTTTGTTGATCAAATAGTTTAG
- the fliD gene encoding flagellar filament capping protein FliD has translation MTGITAAGIGSGLDLEALIEVSIDAMKVPQEARLQERRESLDVTLSAVGSIKSAMSSFLGILDKAKEPTTFFPRSAFVGGSNVSGESYSGPFGVTVGDDATNGSYDVEVLSLASGSRVATQNEYASSSTVIANTEGELTFAAGSGADEETFTVEVTAGMTLSQLREAVNEAGENFGVSANLINTGTGTQLVFDSSKSGADDDADPANGNPNDLRIISSGAANGDLDALIGNTQVTKSASEARISVNGIEATSNTNTFSDVISGVTLDVNTLTSSSTILEIKPDDDAAVESVRSFIDAYNKIISEIDKYSKPDKVLEGEDSSRKELSGDAMFRSMKYSLGKMSTTGFEDPSQPGRVTTLYALGIEMDDSGQLTLDEGQLKEWVNGDLDKLGEIFAGENGIVDTFYDFTKSYEQTGGVLASREDTTRSQLKDLDYADLALKERMAEYESTLRAKYTAFDQTMGALNSQMSYIMGQLG, from the coding sequence ATGACAGGCATTACAGCGGCGGGTATTGGTAGTGGCTTGGATTTAGAGGCCTTAATTGAAGTCTCTATTGATGCAATGAAAGTACCTCAAGAAGCGCGACTTCAGGAGCGGCGTGAATCGCTCGATGTGACTCTTTCAGCTGTTGGCTCGATTAAGTCAGCTATGAGTTCGTTTCTTGGTATTTTGGACAAAGCCAAGGAGCCCACCACATTTTTCCCTCGCTCCGCTTTTGTCGGCGGGAGTAATGTAAGTGGAGAGAGTTATAGTGGACCATTCGGAGTAACGGTTGGGGATGATGCTACAAATGGCAGTTATGACGTTGAGGTGCTATCTCTTGCATCTGGTTCAAGAGTAGCCACTCAAAATGAATATGCGTCTAGTTCTACAGTTATTGCTAACACTGAGGGTGAATTAACTTTTGCGGCGGGCTCTGGTGCCGATGAAGAAACGTTCACGGTTGAAGTTACCGCTGGCATGACCTTGTCACAATTACGGGAGGCGGTAAATGAAGCAGGCGAAAACTTTGGCGTAAGCGCGAACTTAATCAACACTGGTACTGGTACTCAACTGGTGTTCGACTCCTCAAAGTCGGGCGCTGACGATGATGCTGATCCTGCTAATGGTAACCCAAATGACTTGCGGATAATCTCAAGTGGTGCCGCTAATGGCGACTTGGATGCTTTAATTGGTAATACTCAAGTAACTAAAAGCGCTTCGGAAGCGCGCATATCAGTAAATGGTATTGAGGCTACTAGCAATACTAATACTTTCAGCGACGTTATTTCTGGAGTGACTTTAGACGTCAATACTTTGACTAGCTCCTCTACGATACTCGAAATTAAACCTGACGATGACGCGGCAGTTGAAAGTGTTCGTAGTTTTATTGACGCATACAACAAAATAATCTCAGAAATCGACAAATACAGTAAGCCAGATAAGGTACTAGAAGGCGAAGACAGTAGTCGTAAAGAGCTTAGTGGTGATGCCATGTTCCGCTCAATGAAGTACAGTTTAGGTAAAATGAGCACTACTGGCTTTGAGGACCCAAGTCAGCCAGGACGTGTCACTACCCTTTATGCTCTTGGTATTGAGATGGATGACAGTGGTCAATTAACGCTTGATGAAGGTCAATTGAAAGAGTGGGTAAATGGTGATTTAGATAAACTTGGTGAGATTTTTGCAGGAGAGAATGGCATAGTCGATACATTTTACGACTTTACCAAAAGTTATGAGCAAACTGGCGGGGTGTTAGCCTCGCGCGAAGATACAACTCGCTCACAACTTAAAGATCTTGACTACGCTGACCTTGCTTTGAAAGAGCGAATGGCTGAGTATGAGTCAACGTTAAGAGCTAAATACACCGCATTCGACCAAACCATGGGTGCGCTTAATAGCCAGATGTCCTATATAATGGGCCAGCTTGGCTAA
- the fliS gene encoding flagellar export chaperone FliS codes for MYKHGINQYRQVGIKDQIATADPHQITQLLMQTALENLSVAKGCIERNDISSKAKPIAKATSIITSLRDTLDHEKGGEIATNLQDLYNFMLERLSEASINNDATIIAEVMEVFLPIKSAWDQIPESAKTEAYNQR; via the coding sequence ATGTACAAACATGGAATTAATCAATATCGACAAGTAGGAATTAAAGATCAAATAGCTACTGCCGACCCACATCAGATTACTCAGCTCTTAATGCAAACTGCATTAGAAAATCTGTCAGTTGCTAAAGGTTGTATAGAGCGTAATGATATCTCTAGCAAAGCTAAACCAATTGCTAAGGCAACTTCCATCATTACTTCTCTTAGAGATACATTGGATCATGAGAAAGGTGGTGAAATAGCTACCAATTTACAAGATTTGTATAACTTTATGCTCGAACGTTTGTCTGAAGCTAGCATCAACAATGATGCAACGATTATTGCTGAGGTGATGGAAGTATTCCTACCAATTAAATCGGCATGGGATCAAATTCCAGAGTCAGCAAAAACTGAAGCTTATAACCAACGATGA
- a CDS encoding 6-hydroxymethylpterin diphosphokinase MptE-like protein → MLFNVNFQIHTDEETQSKLEANMGAYTKRRFAQNFKAFSTLFPSLSEQVGAYILKQYAPFVTRTKHLNVSNNYKGRALYHVNPSLHVEQQVTSFSKQALQAQRQLSQTPNPTFDAAPGAKLDSYFPGLSDNYQPLSETCDSLIVLGCGLGLHIDKLLSLKPWKRLLIVEPSLELLHISLYSANWMSVLRYASQNGCEVAMVGGVEGRESFSHIDEWVKQHQLVECCLQRHYSYSEFNQLELAVAKGEVGLANFSSFAPKAISRDRQYECTLPLINWYSKSETSSKSVNEEALVSSRFQRNFAALEKRFPDIAEAFKNYELSQWKLFSMPDGELNLFHAVSGDVLFQRSPKEESEQFFEHYLKSPRIETLDARYILRKPSPFLHYKYSDELRALVQKLPSDSRQLPEKIPSFIMYGCGLGYQVSQLLLQHKVDNFILYEPSWDFFYASLFTIDWAEILRVADEEERHIYLNIGDDGSNMFNDIHLRMHVQGINILSYTFFFTSYFDEELDKSIRATREQFQILTNIMEYYDHSLFNITHTNHLLKQSSTHVLLKDKPEDITQELAETPVFIIGNGPSLDSCVEVIKENRDKAILVSCGTSLKALYELGIQPDFHAEVEQTNATTLWISQVPDKQWLKQISLLSVCGVHPNVAAMFKDCFLGMKLGEASTVAYGRMDESFAEYQGILYSYPTVSNCAISSLLKLGFKQLYLFGVDLGFKDLAKHHSVHSAYYKKDGEQLYDYGRHGIGFRVKGNFESEVYTKHEFKFSAEIIATSLAEFPRVECYNTSDGAYIEGTMPLQPDSVLLLNNALDKTGFKHRLSSKAYRSELGSCVEDFEGFYRKDNFIDSFEPIRALWDEPCISWEQTLEMMAEQGRLFKQASEDPHSLFYFLLRGSGAFCLTYMTRLAFSDEDEVLCMSRLAEAIEVWKNYLDDAKDFYLEHYGEFDQTAAPLAGASFSD, encoded by the coding sequence ATGCTATTTAACGTCAATTTTCAGATTCATACTGACGAAGAGACTCAATCTAAGCTAGAAGCCAATATGGGCGCTTACACTAAGCGTCGTTTTGCTCAAAACTTCAAAGCTTTTTCTACGCTTTTCCCTTCATTATCTGAGCAGGTCGGCGCTTATATTCTTAAGCAATATGCTCCTTTTGTGACCCGAACCAAGCACCTAAATGTCAGTAACAATTACAAAGGGAGGGCGCTGTATCACGTTAATCCTTCTCTTCATGTAGAGCAGCAAGTCACTAGTTTTTCTAAACAAGCTTTGCAAGCTCAACGTCAGCTTAGTCAGACTCCTAATCCGACATTTGATGCCGCTCCAGGGGCCAAACTTGACAGTTATTTTCCCGGCTTGTCAGATAATTATCAGCCTTTGTCAGAGACTTGCGACAGCCTTATTGTATTAGGTTGTGGCTTGGGGCTGCATATTGATAAGTTGTTATCACTAAAGCCTTGGAAGCGTTTGCTTATAGTTGAGCCATCACTCGAACTTTTGCATATTTCTTTGTACAGTGCGAACTGGATGTCGGTGTTACGTTATGCCAGCCAGAATGGCTGCGAAGTAGCCATGGTTGGCGGGGTTGAAGGTAGAGAGAGTTTCTCTCACATTGATGAGTGGGTTAAACAGCATCAGCTTGTAGAGTGTTGCCTACAACGCCATTATAGCTATAGCGAGTTTAACCAACTTGAACTAGCTGTTGCAAAAGGTGAAGTGGGCTTAGCTAATTTTTCTAGCTTTGCGCCTAAAGCAATCAGTCGTGACCGTCAGTATGAGTGCACTTTACCGTTGATTAATTGGTACTCTAAATCTGAAACATCTAGTAAGAGTGTTAATGAAGAGGCCTTAGTCTCTAGTCGTTTTCAACGAAATTTTGCCGCATTAGAAAAGCGTTTTCCTGATATTGCCGAAGCATTTAAAAATTATGAGTTGAGCCAGTGGAAACTGTTTAGCATGCCAGATGGTGAGCTTAATTTATTCCATGCGGTGAGTGGTGATGTTTTGTTCCAACGTTCGCCCAAAGAAGAGTCTGAGCAGTTCTTTGAGCACTACCTGAAATCACCAAGAATAGAAACGCTTGATGCTCGTTATATTCTGCGAAAGCCAAGTCCATTTTTACATTACAAATACTCCGATGAGCTTCGCGCTCTAGTTCAGAAGCTTCCTAGTGATAGCCGACAGTTGCCAGAGAAGATCCCTTCATTCATTATGTATGGCTGTGGTTTGGGCTACCAAGTATCACAACTACTGCTTCAGCACAAAGTTGATAACTTCATTCTTTATGAACCTAGCTGGGACTTCTTCTATGCGTCTTTATTTACGATAGACTGGGCCGAAATACTCCGTGTTGCGGATGAAGAAGAGCGCCATATTTACCTTAATATCGGTGATGATGGCAGTAATATGTTTAATGACATCCATCTGCGGATGCATGTTCAAGGCATCAATATTCTCTCATATACTTTTTTCTTCACGAGCTATTTTGATGAGGAGTTAGATAAGAGTATTCGAGCCACTCGTGAGCAATTTCAGATCCTCACCAATATCATGGAGTACTATGATCATTCACTGTTCAATATTACTCATACTAACCATCTATTAAAGCAAAGTTCGACGCACGTTTTACTCAAAGATAAGCCAGAGGATATTACTCAAGAGTTAGCTGAAACGCCGGTTTTTATCATAGGTAATGGGCCGTCTCTCGACTCTTGCGTAGAGGTGATCAAAGAAAACCGTGATAAAGCGATCCTTGTGTCTTGTGGAACAAGCTTAAAGGCGCTGTATGAGTTGGGTATCCAACCCGATTTCCATGCGGAAGTTGAGCAAACCAATGCAACAACACTGTGGATTTCTCAAGTCCCTGATAAGCAATGGTTAAAGCAGATCTCTTTATTATCGGTTTGTGGTGTCCATCCTAATGTTGCTGCCATGTTTAAAGATTGCTTCTTGGGTATGAAGTTGGGAGAGGCCTCCACTGTGGCATACGGCCGTATGGACGAAAGTTTTGCGGAATACCAAGGTATACTTTATTCCTATCCAACAGTGTCTAATTGCGCTATTTCTTCCCTGCTTAAACTAGGGTTTAAACAACTTTATCTGTTTGGTGTTGACCTAGGCTTTAAGGACTTGGCGAAGCACCACAGTGTTCACTCTGCTTACTATAAGAAGGATGGAGAGCAACTATACGATTATGGCCGTCATGGTATTGGGTTTAGAGTGAAGGGAAATTTTGAAAGCGAGGTTTATACCAAGCATGAATTTAAATTTTCCGCAGAGATTATTGCAACCTCGCTGGCGGAGTTTCCTAGAGTTGAGTGCTATAACACTAGTGATGGAGCGTATATAGAAGGAACCATGCCGCTACAACCTGACTCAGTGCTGTTGTTAAATAATGCATTAGATAAGACGGGATTTAAGCATCGACTTTCCAGTAAAGCTTATCGAAGTGAGCTTGGTTCTTGTGTTGAAGATTTTGAAGGTTTTTATCGTAAAGATAACTTCATTGATAGTTTTGAACCGATACGGGCCTTGTGGGATGAGCCATGCATTAGCTGGGAGCAAACACTCGAAATGATGGCAGAGCAGGGAAGATTGTTTAAGCAGGCGTCCGAAGACCCCCATTCTTTGTTTTATTTTTTACTTCGAGGTAGCGGTGCGTTTTGTCTCACATATATGACTCGCTTGGCGTTTTCTGATGAAGATGAAGTGCTGTGTATGTCTCGTTTGGCCGAAGCGATTGAAGTTTGGAAGAATTACTTAGACGATGCGAAAGACTTTTATCTTGAGCATTACGGTGAATTTGATCAAACGGCAGCACCATTGGCTGGTGCTAGCTTTAGTGATTAG
- a CDS encoding glycosyltransferase — protein sequence MNLSTLIEQSEVLKQIMASVSGPVTANRVAKTLQAFLAQLDEQSSQTNDESNRIFGLVLSEVERLSNQSEDFYLCLLSIHLLYGDRKQAVEGIVEYLSRAELSVQKHWFLYWQLCRFFFVNRVMFSEEFKYHCLDRVYKKVFSKYYAELNRHSKRNDALMGAINQPAIQPRETQSSNQRIVLVTNQLLGLKHAPTLLALNMAKTYIQLGFEVSIVNLAALPSEQADVMFVGAVGFNQLEEYNGAGIDVTLLPEKRVVTRNSLPLNRIIYSGVEIPFYQLTEEQQQFTLASKLVETPPKLLMSVSDSNLFADAVARMAGESFPVITHPTSSGSPLTLFTQPLYLNHPVDGHVDSRGENALELSRSYPKPFSYKALERISVGFPEGKFLISLVGLRISEEVDQSFLDLLHNLLSSNSQIDVVVIGADAEQFAEYQIGMPERFHFVSFTSDLASLIASTDLFLNPDRMGGGTGAVMAMGAGVPVAALARAYSDVAWWVQDKFSLASIEELFEYTKRCASDREFYASQQQLAREEYQQITTRECSFKQILIDCELIEANQREVCE from the coding sequence ATGAATTTGAGCACTTTGATTGAGCAGAGTGAAGTTCTAAAGCAAATAATGGCTAGTGTATCGGGGCCAGTGACTGCGAATCGAGTGGCTAAAACCTTACAGGCCTTTTTGGCTCAGCTAGATGAGCAGTCAAGCCAAACAAATGATGAGTCGAATCGGATTTTTGGCCTTGTACTGTCCGAGGTTGAACGTTTGTCCAATCAGTCTGAGGATTTCTATCTTTGTTTACTATCCATCCACTTACTCTATGGTGACCGAAAACAAGCAGTAGAGGGGATAGTAGAGTACCTCAGTAGAGCAGAGCTATCTGTTCAGAAACATTGGTTTCTGTATTGGCAGTTATGCAGATTCTTTTTTGTAAACCGGGTTATGTTTTCAGAAGAGTTCAAATATCACTGTCTAGATCGCGTATATAAGAAAGTTTTTTCCAAGTATTACGCAGAGCTTAATCGACACAGCAAGCGCAATGATGCGTTAATGGGGGCGATTAATCAGCCAGCAATCCAGCCCCGAGAAACTCAAAGTTCAAACCAGCGAATTGTCTTAGTTACTAATCAGCTCCTTGGCTTGAAGCACGCGCCGACTTTGTTGGCTCTGAATATGGCCAAAACGTATATTCAGTTGGGTTTTGAGGTCAGTATTGTTAACTTAGCTGCTCTACCATCAGAGCAAGCTGATGTGATGTTTGTAGGGGCGGTGGGCTTTAATCAGCTTGAAGAATACAATGGGGCAGGGATCGACGTGACTCTTTTACCAGAAAAAAGAGTCGTCACCAGGAATAGCTTGCCCTTAAATCGAATTATTTATTCCGGTGTTGAGATTCCATTCTATCAATTGACTGAAGAGCAACAGCAGTTCACCCTAGCTAGCAAGCTGGTGGAAACCCCGCCTAAGCTTTTGATGTCAGTCTCTGATAGCAACCTTTTCGCTGATGCTGTGGCAAGAATGGCAGGAGAAAGTTTCCCGGTAATTACCCACCCCACCTCTTCGGGAAGCCCGCTGACTTTATTTACCCAACCATTGTATCTAAACCACCCGGTGGACGGTCACGTGGATTCGCGCGGGGAAAATGCACTGGAGCTTTCTAGATCTTACCCTAAGCCTTTTTCTTATAAAGCATTAGAACGAATTAGTGTGGGCTTTCCTGAAGGTAAATTCTTAATCAGCTTGGTTGGCTTGAGGATAAGTGAGGAAGTGGATCAGAGCTTCCTTGATTTGCTGCACAATTTGCTGAGTAGTAACTCTCAGATAGATGTGGTGGTGATTGGTGCTGACGCCGAGCAATTTGCTGAGTATCAAATTGGCATGCCTGAACGCTTTCATTTTGTCTCTTTTACATCGGATTTAGCGTCTTTAATTGCTAGTACTGACTTGTTTCTTAACCCCGATCGCATGGGGGGGGGAACTGGCGCCGTCATGGCTATGGGAGCCGGCGTTCCCGTTGCGGCTTTGGCAAGAGCCTATAGCGATGTGGCATGGTGGGTACAGGATAAATTTTCTTTGGCTTCTATTGAGGAGTTGTTTGAGTACACCAAAAGATGTGCCTCGGACAGGGAGTTCTATGCTAGTCAACAGCAACTAGCACGGGAAGAGTACCAGCAAATCACTACGCGAGAGTGCTCTTTTAAGCAAATCCTTATCGACTGCGAGCTAATAGAAGCTAACCAGCGCGAGGTATGTGAATGA
- the rffA gene encoding dTDP-4-amino-4,6-dideoxygalactose transaminase has translation MIPFNQPARVGSELEFVEQVFNGEKMSGDGPFSKRCEEWFEQELGCHRALLTPSCTHALEMAALLLDIRPGDEVIMPSFTFVSTANAFVLRGAKVLFVDIRPDTLNLDEAKVEQAITPKTRAIVAVHYAGVCCHMERLLELASKHQLYLIEDAAQSLGSRYQGRPSGTIGHLAAFSFHETKNYTSGGEGGLLLVNDPSLSERAEILREKGTNRSSFLRGDVAKYTWVDLGSSYLPCELQAAYLWGQLQFFEQVRARRLAIWQAYDQAFRPFSQRWQITLPSIPEQCQHNAHIYHLRVQSKPLRDELIGYLKQRGIAAVFHYVPLHSSPAGLKYGEFFGIDQHTSQVSDTLVRLPLFYNMEQQQIEQVIAQVSAFFETNAQRVAV, from the coding sequence ATGATTCCTTTTAATCAACCAGCACGTGTTGGGAGTGAGCTAGAGTTTGTTGAACAGGTCTTCAATGGAGAGAAAATGTCCGGCGACGGACCGTTTTCCAAGAGGTGTGAAGAATGGTTTGAACAGGAGCTTGGCTGTCATAGAGCCCTGCTAACTCCGAGCTGCACCCACGCCTTGGAAATGGCCGCTTTATTGTTGGACATTCGCCCGGGAGATGAGGTGATCATGCCATCATTCACTTTTGTGTCCACGGCAAATGCGTTTGTATTACGCGGTGCCAAAGTGTTGTTTGTTGATATTCGACCAGATACTTTAAACCTCGATGAAGCGAAAGTTGAGCAAGCCATTACTCCAAAGACGCGTGCCATTGTAGCAGTTCATTATGCAGGTGTTTGTTGTCACATGGAGCGATTGCTTGAGCTAGCGTCAAAACATCAGCTCTACTTAATTGAAGATGCCGCGCAATCATTGGGGAGTCGTTACCAAGGTCGCCCAAGTGGAACAATCGGGCATCTCGCAGCTTTCAGCTTTCATGAAACCAAAAACTACACAAGTGGAGGGGAAGGCGGTTTGTTATTGGTCAATGACCCGTCACTGTCCGAACGCGCTGAGATCTTAAGAGAGAAAGGGACTAATCGAAGCAGCTTTCTTCGTGGTGACGTAGCGAAGTACACTTGGGTTGATTTGGGGAGCAGCTATTTGCCTTGTGAGTTGCAAGCCGCCTACCTTTGGGGACAATTGCAATTCTTTGAGCAAGTGCGGGCTCGTAGACTAGCAATCTGGCAGGCTTATGACCAGGCTTTTCGCCCCTTCAGTCAGCGTTGGCAAATTACTCTGCCAAGTATTCCCGAACAATGCCAGCATAACGCCCATATTTACCACTTGAGGGTGCAATCAAAGCCTTTACGAGATGAGCTGATTGGTTATCTAAAACAGCGGGGAATTGCAGCCGTATTTCACTATGTTCCGCTGCATAGCTCTCCAGCCGGACTTAAATACGGCGAGTTTTTCGGAATTGACCAGCACACTAGTCAGGTTAGTGATACCTTGGTTAGATTGCCATTGTTTTACAATATGGAGCAGCAGCAGATAGAGCAAGTTATTGCTCAGGTTAGCGCATTTTTTGAGACGAATGCTCAGCGAGTAGCTGTCTAG
- a CDS encoding WbqC family protein, with translation MKTVAILQSNYIPWLGYFYIISQADVFVLYDIVQYTKNDWRNRNRILSSSGPQWLTVPVAHSNLEQAIDSVTIAKPQWAKKHWRSIEQNYRKSPFFEQCHAGFKQIYNQHWEHLTELNQALIREACDCLGISTTIINARELQPNGDRNEKLVDICIKLKASNYLSGPAAKNYIEPQRFHEQQVQLDWVDYSPLAPLCPANSENFSILHTIFNNLGQARQLLAEHSSQKMR, from the coding sequence ATGAAGACGGTAGCGATCCTCCAGTCCAACTACATCCCGTGGCTGGGCTACTTCTACATTATCTCCCAAGCAGATGTTTTTGTTCTCTATGACATCGTCCAATACACAAAAAATGATTGGCGGAACAGAAACCGTATTCTAAGCAGTAGTGGCCCTCAATGGCTGACCGTACCTGTAGCGCATTCAAACTTAGAACAAGCTATTGATTCAGTGACCATAGCTAAGCCCCAGTGGGCAAAGAAACATTGGAGAAGCATTGAGCAAAATTACCGAAAATCGCCCTTCTTCGAACAGTGTCACGCCGGCTTTAAGCAAATATACAACCAGCATTGGGAGCACTTAACTGAACTAAATCAGGCACTTATTAGGGAAGCTTGCGACTGCTTAGGCATCTCAACCACGATTATCAATGCGAGAGAGTTACAGCCCAACGGGGATAGGAACGAAAAACTGGTAGATATTTGCATTAAGCTAAAAGCAAGCAATTACCTTTCAGGGCCAGCGGCGAAGAACTATATTGAGCCGCAGCGGTTTCACGAGCAGCAAGTGCAACTAGATTGGGTAGATTACTCTCCCTTGGCACCGCTTTGCCCTGCTAACAGTGAAAATTTCTCCATTCTTCACACCATATTCAACAATTTAGGACAAGCTAGACAGCTACTCGCTGAGCATTCGTCTCAAAAAATGCGCTAA
- a CDS encoding phytanoyl-CoA dioxygenase family protein: MIDKNLQERFNQEGMVLIPSVFSDTEVAALKTELLAATLEDYTDPVKHFDKGMVHNCMLRGRHMLALLDNPKVYNCVTTLLDPCAIIYAYQASTLMAKSSNYGTRVHVDCPRFIPNYMTNLGLILPLDDFTLDNGATYYLPGSHLSENIPSEDNFYQQAQRAVCRKGDLILFNARLVHAAGANDTEQERCALTINFCRSYMRQRFDFPRLMPTELIDTLGDRGKQLIGMNVRMPSSLEEFYLPEEQRLYRANQG; this comes from the coding sequence ATGATCGATAAAAACTTACAAGAGCGCTTCAACCAAGAAGGAATGGTGCTAATTCCATCTGTCTTTTCCGATACTGAAGTGGCAGCGCTCAAAACAGAGCTGCTAGCGGCAACTCTCGAAGATTACACCGATCCAGTCAAACATTTTGATAAAGGAATGGTGCACAATTGCATGCTGAGAGGTAGGCACATGTTGGCACTACTGGATAATCCCAAGGTCTACAACTGTGTCACCACACTGCTTGATCCTTGCGCCATTATCTATGCTTACCAGGCTTCCACACTGATGGCTAAGAGTAGTAACTACGGAACTCGAGTTCATGTTGATTGTCCACGATTCATACCAAACTATATGACTAACCTCGGACTTATACTGCCGCTCGATGATTTTACTCTAGATAATGGCGCGACCTACTACCTACCCGGCTCCCATTTAAGCGAAAACATTCCAAGTGAAGACAATTTTTACCAGCAAGCACAAAGAGCAGTATGTCGTAAAGGAGACTTGATACTGTTCAATGCCCGCTTAGTACATGCGGCAGGTGCCAATGATACCGAGCAGGAACGCTGTGCGCTAACAATCAATTTCTGCCGTTCCTATATGCGCCAACGCTTTGACTTTCCTCGACTTATGCCAACTGAGCTAATAGACACTCTAGGCGACAGGGGCAAGCAATTAATCGGTATGAATGTAAGAATGCCCAGTTCTTTGGAAGAGTTTTACCTCCCCGAAGAACAACGACTCTACCGTGCAAATCAGGGTTAA
- a CDS encoding class I SAM-dependent methyltransferase, translating to MKSISRDKILESNQKVHSLLVKSGDYQQSPHFKEENQTKVRSILKKLAGSLPSTIRMVDFGCGTGFIINLSKDLFDEVHGVDITPEMMALIDTSSNNVILTESTAEQTPYPNEYFEFATAYSFMDHLEDLENFLVEVYRVLQKGGVFYSDLNPNREFIQTMSQLEANEEATSPLMQREIKAALHNGEHYAQEYGIDPETLECAEPIKTVEKGFLAKDITRVAKKVGFSDCRIELDWYVDQGTIIHQHSIQAAEEIDSYLRSILPMSAHLFKYIRIVLTK from the coding sequence ATGAAATCAATCTCTCGAGACAAAATCTTAGAATCAAATCAAAAGGTACACTCACTGCTGGTTAAGAGCGGAGACTACCAACAGAGCCCCCACTTCAAAGAGGAAAACCAGACAAAGGTCCGCTCCATCTTAAAAAAGCTAGCTGGTAGTTTGCCTAGCACCATTAGAATGGTTGACTTTGGTTGTGGTACCGGCTTCATCATTAACTTGAGCAAAGACCTGTTTGATGAAGTACATGGCGTTGATATAACGCCGGAAATGATGGCGCTAATTGACACCTCAAGCAACAACGTAATCTTGACAGAGTCCACGGCTGAGCAGACCCCCTACCCAAACGAGTATTTTGAATTTGCTACCGCCTATTCTTTCATGGACCACCTTGAAGACCTAGAGAACTTCTTAGTTGAGGTTTATCGAGTGCTGCAAAAAGGAGGGGTGTTCTATTCAGACCTAAACCCCAATCGTGAGTTCATACAGACCATGAGCCAGCTCGAAGCCAATGAAGAAGCCACATCCCCGTTGATGCAACGAGAGATCAAAGCGGCTTTGCACAATGGAGAACACTATGCCCAAGAGTATGGAATCGACCCGGAAACCTTAGAATGTGCAGAGCCAATTAAAACAGTGGAAAAAGGCTTTTTAGCTAAAGACATTACTAGAGTGGCAAAAAAAGTTGGCTTTAGCGATTGCCGCATTGAACTAGATTGGTACGTCGACCAAGGTACCATCATTCATCAACACTCTATTCAAGCGGCTGAAGAAATAGATAGCTACCTGCGCTCAATTCTTCCCATGTCGGCACATTTATTCAAATACATCCGAATTGTGTTAACTAAGTAA